One window from the genome of Silene latifolia isolate original U9 population unplaced genomic scaffold, ASM4854445v1 scaffold_119, whole genome shotgun sequence encodes:
- the LOC141637556 gene encoding uncharacterized protein LOC141637556, which yields MIIGDMDKIDRISELPEFILHIILSILDTKSTIRASVLSKKWYRACSSIPVLDFNIKYFNKGSDIDSNYSDDDDDDDDIYDYRTVERFIGFVEKTMQRYFTRKYRITKLDIVLPHVDENIDTFVDNWISIAVQNQIQELNIDIFDYELPEILFRAKSLKVLTCNNVNLRYYETMDLVSLASLSFFLGRLDEDMLQKIISLSPLVELCITHRDIRNLSLPWTECVSNGTMRYNLKTAPLKEFVYHGLGSTSRWAWKMNLNALKNLRKLKIVATTVTDDTVSEIAYGLVALESLELKACSMLKCVKISSISLKKFVIEGEISFDSHNLVEITVDTPNLLEFWCSCDLEASVSLIRARDHCNTCFLPQWANSITIAWFAKLKKFLVETHCFKSLDIDLGCFSWMDIDEEVLRIIGITGSPYKLRELKLYETNADLFIFKQSTIMDYLDALFSTCNPDVLSLCFQNLPPEDFLGYLKCKVQCSKHPLKKFEAEGVDCSNLPLEPPGLEFRFRLSWLSVES from the exons ATGATAATTGGGGATATGGATAAAATTGATAGAATTTCAGAGCTCCCTGAATTTATACTACACATTATTCTTTCAATCCTCGATACAAAATCGACAATTCGCGCAAGCGTATTGTCGAAGAAGTGGTATCGCGCTTGTTCTTCCATTCCGGTTTTGGATTTTAACATTAAGTACTTTAACAAGGGTAGTGATATTGATTCCAACTattctgatgatgatgatgatgatgatgatatttatgattATCGTACTGTTGAACGATTTATCGGGTTTGTCGAGAAGACGATGCAAAGATACTTTACGCGCAAATATAGAATAACAAAACTCGACATTGTACTTCCTCATGTTGATGAAAACATAGACACTTTTGTCGATAATTGGATAAGTATCGCGGTGCAAAACCAAATCCAAGAGTTGAATATCGACATTTTTGACTACGAGTTGCCTGAGATTCTATTCCGTGCAAAATCACTGAAAGTTTTGACGTGTAACAACGTGAATCTACGATATTATGAGACCATGGACCTCGTATCTCTAGCCTCCTTGAGTTTCTTCCTTGGAAGATTAGACGAGGATATGCTTCAGAAGATCATTTCTTTGTCCCCTTTGGTTGAATTATGTATTACTCATAGGGACATTCGAAATCTTTCACTTCCTTGGACGGAATGCGTTAGCAATGGAACAATGCGATACAATCTCAAAACCGCACCACTTAAAGAGTTTGTGTATCATGGTCTTGGTTCTACTTCGCGGTGGGCATGGAAAATGAATTTGAATGCATTGAAGAACTTGAGAAAGTTGAAAATTGTTGCTACTACTGTAACAGATGATACTGTTTCCGAGATAGCATATGGGCTGGTAGCGTTAGAAAGTTTAGAACTAAAAGCATGTTCAATGCTGAAGTGTGTTAAGATCTCAAGCATTTCATTGAAGAAATTCGTAATTGAAGGGGAAATTTCTTTTGACTCGCATAATTTGGTGGAAATTACAGTTGACACCCCAAATTTGCTCGAGTTTTGGTGTAGCTGTGATTTGGAGGCATCTGTGTCGTTGATCAGAGCTCGAGATCATTGTAATACTTGCTTCTTACCACAATGGGCGAATTCTATCACTATTGCTTGGTTTGCTAAGCTAAAGAAGTTTCTCGTAGAAACACACTGTTTCAAATCTCTTGATATAGATTTGGGTTGCTTCAGCTGG ATGGACATAGACGAGGAGGTACTGAGGATTATCGGCATCACTGGCTCACCATACAAACTCAGAGAGTTAAAGCTTTACGAAACAAATGctgatttattcatattcaaACAATCTACGATTATGGACTATCTGGATGCACTGTTTTCGACTTGCAACCCTGACGTGCTGTCACTATGTTTCCAGAATTTGCCTCCTGAG GATTTCTTGGGTTATTTGAAGTGCAAAGTGCAATGTTCGAAGCATCCCCTGAAGAAATTCGAAGCTGAAGGTGTCGACTGCTCAAACTTACCCTTGGAACCACCGGGACTCGAGTTCAGGTTTAGACTTTCATGGTTGTCAGTTGAGTCTTAA